A window from Streptomyces sp. NBC_00335 encodes these proteins:
- a CDS encoding isopenicillin N synthase family dioxygenase: MVSSQVPVIDLGPWRSGGPEARRQVASRVDEALQVAGFLLVTGHGVDPQLPGRIREAARTFFRLPAAAKAPYAVAVGGRGWLGPGAEANSYAEGAASPPDLKESWSWAAEEPTGNASVDAEWFRSNAWPAEVPALRPLVAEYLAAMRALSDELLELLAGALGLGADHFTRHTGHPTWGFNVNWYPGTEIVGPPLPGQFRIGAHTDFGTVTVLDRQQGAGGLQIHTDAEGWQDAPYDPAALTVNIGDLMARWTGDRWRAGRHRVLPPPSDAPAEELLSLVYFYECDPHTRVESLPAPLGRIMHEPVDSHVHLRAQLDAITVPVGGPVGDPVAGQAVPEA, encoded by the coding sequence GTGGTGAGTTCGCAGGTCCCCGTGATCGATCTCGGCCCGTGGCGCTCCGGCGGGCCCGAGGCGCGCCGGCAGGTGGCCTCCCGCGTCGATGAGGCGCTCCAAGTGGCCGGGTTCCTGCTGGTGACCGGGCACGGAGTGGATCCGCAGCTGCCGGGGCGGATCCGGGAGGCGGCGCGGACCTTCTTCCGGCTCCCGGCCGCCGCCAAGGCCCCGTACGCCGTCGCGGTCGGCGGCCGCGGCTGGCTCGGCCCGGGCGCCGAGGCCAACAGCTACGCGGAGGGCGCGGCCTCGCCGCCGGACCTCAAGGAATCCTGGTCCTGGGCGGCGGAGGAGCCGACCGGGAACGCCTCGGTGGACGCCGAGTGGTTCCGGTCGAACGCGTGGCCGGCCGAAGTGCCCGCACTGCGACCGCTGGTGGCGGAGTACCTGGCCGCGATGCGGGCCCTCTCCGACGAGTTGCTGGAGCTGCTGGCCGGCGCCCTGGGCCTGGGAGCGGACCATTTCACCCGCCACACCGGCCACCCCACCTGGGGGTTCAACGTCAACTGGTACCCCGGCACCGAGATCGTCGGGCCGCCGCTGCCGGGCCAGTTCCGCATCGGCGCCCACACCGACTTCGGCACCGTCACCGTCCTGGACCGCCAGCAGGGCGCGGGCGGCCTCCAGATCCACACCGACGCCGAGGGCTGGCAGGACGCTCCGTACGATCCGGCCGCGCTCACCGTGAACATCGGGGACCTGATGGCGCGCTGGACGGGCGACCGGTGGCGGGCCGGCCGTCACCGGGTGCTGCCGCCGCCCTCCGACGCGCCCGCCGAGGAGCTGCTCTCGCTCGTCTACTTCTACGAGTGCGATCCGCACACCCGGGTGGAATCCCTCCCGGCGCCGCTGGGACGGATCATGCACGAGCCGGTCGACTCGCACGTCCACCTGCGGGCGCAGCTCGACGCGATCACCGTCCCGGTGGG
- a CDS encoding mycothiol transferase, producing the protein MKGTEVLADAFGRIRGVVHEAVEGLEPGQLDARIDPGANSITWLVWHLTRIQDDHVADAAGWEQVWDAQGWEERFGLALPPGSTGYGHTAREAGAVRVGSGELLLGYFDAVHAQTERFLRGLSAADLDRVVDERWDPPVTLGVRLVSVIGDDLQHAGQAAFVRGVLTRGR; encoded by the coding sequence ATGAAGGGTACGGAGGTACTGGCCGACGCGTTCGGCCGGATCCGGGGCGTGGTGCACGAGGCCGTCGAGGGGCTGGAGCCCGGACAGCTCGATGCGCGGATCGACCCCGGCGCGAACTCGATCACCTGGCTCGTCTGGCACCTGACCAGGATCCAGGACGACCACGTGGCCGACGCGGCCGGCTGGGAACAGGTCTGGGACGCGCAGGGCTGGGAAGAGCGGTTCGGGCTGGCCCTGCCCCCCGGCTCGACCGGCTACGGGCACACCGCCCGCGAGGCGGGCGCCGTCCGGGTCGGCTCGGGGGAGCTCCTGCTGGGGTACTTCGACGCCGTCCACGCGCAGACGGAGCGGTTCCTGCGGGGGCTGTCCGCCGCCGACCTGGACCGGGTGGTCGACGAACGGTGGGATCCGCCGGTGACCCTCGGGGTGCGGCTGGTCAGCGTGATCGGCGACGACCTCCAGCACGCGGGGCAGGCGGCCTTCGTCCGGGGCGTGCTGACGAGGGGCCGCTGA
- a CDS encoding carboxylesterase/lipase family protein, with protein MVSAGALLLALLLAAAAPAATPPTAPFPSPSPGPEAATGARAWARAGSAPLDRARADGTGHRSGAGVDAGTDADAGSGSGTGTGTAERPVVDTDRGAVRGRKAAGYLTFEGIPYAAPPTGPLRWRLPEPAARWTNVRDAGAPGARCVQLPAVGPGGPSGSEDCLFLNVTAPEPAARDTSGRPVMVWFHGGGFMNGAGDLYRPGRLASAGGAVVVTVNYRLGIFGLFGHPALHGAPDFALADQQAALRWVRANAARFGGDPGNVTVFGESAGALSVCMHLASPASAGLFHRAIVQSGSCSLTVPAHSWLPALPAYEPFVPEPRTVAEGVAAAARLGCGRPADEEVLRCLRGLAPEALATPELMLRFSAVSHGTPLLPTEPRRALERGEFHRVPVMQGSTRDEMRIFLGQTLTAYPVADPRAYRSRLRAAFGARAGLVEAAYPVTAHPTPALAFAAVLTDASFVCPQLRDSRALARHVPTYDYGFDDRSAPDFASLPPVPGFPLGASHGSELPYLFDSGLPLSSAQRMLAERMLGYWTLFAATGDPNAPGTGPWWPRSPAVLSLAPGPSGAIRPVDAAARHHCGLWDSAGQTVALERAGS; from the coding sequence ATGGTGTCCGCGGGAGCCCTGCTGCTGGCCCTCCTCCTCGCGGCCGCCGCCCCCGCTGCCACGCCCCCAACCGCCCCCTTCCCCTCCCCCTCCCCCGGCCCCGAAGCCGCAACCGGGGCCCGCGCCTGGGCCCGGGCCGGCTCCGCGCCGCTCGACCGAGCCCGGGCCGACGGGACCGGCCACCGCTCGGGTGCGGGTGTCGACGCCGGTACAGACGCCGACGCCGGCTCAGGAAGCGGCACCGGCACCGGCACCGCCGAACGGCCCGTCGTCGACACCGACCGGGGAGCGGTGCGCGGGCGGAAGGCCGCCGGGTACCTCACCTTCGAGGGCATCCCGTACGCCGCCCCGCCGACCGGGCCGCTGCGCTGGCGGCTCCCGGAGCCCGCCGCGCGCTGGACGAACGTACGGGACGCCGGTGCGCCCGGGGCCCGTTGCGTGCAGCTGCCCGCGGTGGGACCGGGCGGCCCGAGCGGCTCGGAGGACTGCCTGTTCCTCAACGTGACGGCTCCGGAGCCGGCGGCCCGGGACACCTCCGGCCGGCCCGTCATGGTCTGGTTCCACGGCGGCGGGTTCATGAACGGCGCCGGGGACCTGTACCGGCCGGGCCGGCTGGCTTCGGCGGGCGGGGCCGTGGTCGTCACGGTCAACTACCGGCTCGGGATCTTCGGGCTCTTCGGGCATCCCGCGCTCCACGGCGCCCCCGACTTCGCGCTCGCCGACCAGCAGGCCGCCCTGCGCTGGGTGCGGGCCAACGCCGCCCGCTTCGGCGGCGATCCCGGCAACGTCACCGTCTTCGGCGAGTCCGCCGGCGCCCTGAGCGTCTGCATGCACCTCGCTTCCCCGGCCTCGGCCGGTCTGTTCCACCGGGCGATCGTGCAGAGCGGCTCCTGCTCGCTCACCGTCCCGGCACACTCGTGGCTCCCCGCGCTGCCCGCCTACGAGCCGTTCGTGCCGGAGCCGCGCACCGTGGCCGAGGGGGTCGCCGCGGCGGCCCGGCTCGGCTGCGGCCGGCCGGCGGACGAGGAGGTACTGCGGTGCCTGCGCGGCCTCGCCCCCGAGGCCCTGGCCACACCCGAGCTCATGCTGCGCTTCTCCGCGGTGTCCCACGGCACCCCGCTGCTCCCCACCGAGCCCCGACGGGCCCTGGAACGCGGGGAGTTCCACCGGGTCCCGGTGATGCAGGGCTCGACCCGCGACGAGATGCGGATCTTCCTCGGGCAGACCCTGACCGCCTACCCGGTCGCCGATCCGCGGGCCTACCGGTCCCGGCTGCGCGCCGCGTTCGGGGCGCGGGCCGGGCTCGTCGAGGCCGCCTATCCGGTGACGGCCCATCCGACTCCCGCGCTGGCCTTCGCCGCCGTGCTGACGGACGCCTCCTTCGTCTGCCCGCAGCTGCGGGACAGCCGTGCGCTGGCGCGGCACGTGCCGACGTACGACTACGGGTTCGACGACCGGAGCGCACCTGACTTCGCCTCACTGCCGCCGGTGCCGGGCTTCCCCCTCGGGGCCTCTCACGGGTCCGAGCTGCCGTACCTCTTCGACAGCGGGCTCCCGCTGAGCTCCGCACAGCGGATGCTCGCGGAGCGGATGCTCGGCTACTGGACCCTGTTCGCGGCGACCGGCGATCCGAACGCCCCCGGGACGGGGCCCTGGTGGCCGCGCTCCCCCGCCGTGCTGTCCCTGGCGCCGGGGCCCTCGGGCGCGATCCGCCCGGTGGACGCGGCGGCCCGGCACCACTGCGGGCTGTGGGACTCCGCAGGACAGACTGTCGCTCTCGAAAGGGCGGGCTCGTGA
- a CDS encoding VOC family protein gives MARDLGAAQRFYGEVAGWRFRPARLGEAFTVAELDGMPVAGIGALAGDLAVAVAWTPYFAVDDADVAVDRIRERSGTIAVGPVSFESGGRGALVADRDGAVFGIWEGQVSSGWRVGTGQAPAWLELRTRDAFESAIFYGEVLEWATGRAGCCEVAYEEDRVVLRQDGEPVARLDSGPVEPGSYSPYTRPRWHVHFRVPALEPAVAAAVALGGRTVSEPGSSETERWVALRDPDGALFTLTASRTDGGADGG, from the coding sequence ATGGCCCGGGACCTGGGCGCCGCGCAGCGGTTCTACGGTGAGGTCGCGGGCTGGCGGTTCCGGCCCGCACGGCTCGGCGAGGCCTTCACCGTGGCCGAGCTGGACGGGATGCCGGTGGCCGGGATCGGGGCGCTGGCCGGGGATCTGGCGGTGGCCGTGGCCTGGACCCCGTACTTCGCGGTCGACGACGCCGACGTGGCGGTGGACCGGATCCGCGAGCGCAGCGGCACGATCGCCGTCGGCCCGGTCTCCTTCGAGTCGGGGGGCCGCGGGGCGCTGGTCGCGGACCGGGACGGGGCGGTGTTCGGGATCTGGGAGGGCCAGGTCTCCTCGGGCTGGCGGGTCGGGACGGGACAGGCTCCGGCCTGGCTGGAGCTGCGCACCCGGGACGCCTTCGAGTCGGCGATCTTCTACGGGGAGGTCCTGGAGTGGGCCACCGGCCGAGCCGGCTGCTGCGAGGTGGCGTACGAGGAGGACCGCGTCGTGCTGCGCCAGGACGGGGAGCCGGTGGCGCGCCTCGACAGCGGTCCGGTGGAGCCGGGCTCCTACAGTCCGTACACCCGGCCGCGCTGGCACGTGCACTTCCGGGTGCCCGCGCTGGAGCCGGCGGTGGCGGCGGCGGTCGCGCTGGGCGGCCGCACGGTGTCCGAGCCCGGGTCGAGCGAGACGGAGCGGTGGGTGGCGCTGCGCGATCCGGACGGGGCGCTGTTCACCCTCACCGCGTCCCGTACGGACGGCGGGGCCGACGGGGGCTGA
- a CDS encoding GNAT family N-acetyltransferase, whose product MMIYKGSPATAADIELAVSLATEALGAVAHRDWGTPAAGLDWSCYDTAVHVAEDLVSYAAQLAVRATDTWVPLEVRADEGTTPAGVLDMITASGRFLSAVVPLAGPEVRAWHPAGMADAGGFAAMGVIETLLHTHDVLGGLGVHDWRPGPELPALVLDRLFPHLPHGDADDSWRTLLWATGRGELPGRSRQTIWRWYFEPVRAERVLLCEISPNVAADLHAGGTGGFVWAEDGPGEGTRYAAGRTAEAREEGTYRPGWGPYAIIRAGDRRAIGGMGFHAAPDADGRAELGYDLVPSARGNGYATEAAKALSGWAFAQPGCTLLAAEADDTNAPSRGVLRRAGFTEAGSGEGTVRYTLSPA is encoded by the coding sequence ATGATGATCTACAAGGGTTCCCCCGCGACCGCCGCCGACATCGAGCTGGCGGTGTCGCTCGCCACCGAAGCACTGGGTGCGGTGGCGCACCGCGACTGGGGCACCCCGGCCGCCGGGCTGGACTGGAGCTGCTACGACACCGCGGTGCACGTGGCCGAGGACCTGGTCTCCTACGCCGCGCAGCTCGCGGTGCGCGCCACCGACACGTGGGTCCCCCTGGAGGTCCGGGCGGACGAGGGAACCACCCCGGCCGGGGTGCTCGACATGATCACCGCCTCCGGCCGCTTCCTGTCCGCCGTCGTGCCCCTCGCCGGACCGGAGGTCCGCGCGTGGCATCCGGCGGGAATGGCCGACGCCGGCGGCTTCGCCGCGATGGGCGTCATCGAGACGCTGCTGCACACCCACGACGTGCTCGGCGGCCTCGGCGTGCACGACTGGCGGCCCGGCCCCGAGCTGCCCGCCCTGGTCCTGGACCGCCTTTTCCCGCACCTCCCGCACGGGGACGCCGACGACTCCTGGCGCACCCTGCTGTGGGCCACCGGCCGGGGCGAACTGCCCGGCCGGTCCCGGCAGACGATCTGGCGCTGGTACTTCGAACCCGTCCGGGCCGAGCGCGTACTGCTCTGTGAGATCAGCCCGAACGTGGCGGCCGACCTGCACGCGGGCGGCACCGGAGGCTTCGTCTGGGCCGAGGACGGACCCGGCGAGGGCACGCGGTACGCCGCCGGCCGGACGGCCGAGGCGCGCGAGGAAGGGACGTACCGGCCGGGCTGGGGCCCGTACGCCATCATCCGGGCCGGCGACCGGCGGGCGATCGGAGGGATGGGCTTCCACGCCGCCCCGGACGCCGACGGCCGCGCCGAGCTGGGCTACGACCTCGTCCCGTCGGCGCGCGGCAACGGCTACGCCACCGAGGCGGCGAAGGCGCTCTCCGGCTGGGCCTTCGCGCAGCCGGGCTGCACCCTGCTGGCGGCCGAGGCGGACGACACCAACGCCCCCTCGCGGGGCGTGCTGCGACGGGCCGGTTTCACGGAGGCGGGCTCCGGGGAAGGCACGGTCCGGTACACCCTGAGCCCGGCCTAG
- a CDS encoding DUF6126 family protein has translation MTTDEKQGSEQALAAAAKYEKWKENGVLLRAFFYIAGTHLFAGFVWLLFLLGEHAEK, from the coding sequence GTGACGACGGACGAGAAGCAGGGCTCCGAGCAGGCCCTCGCGGCGGCGGCGAAGTACGAGAAGTGGAAGGAGAACGGCGTGCTGCTGCGCGCGTTCTTCTACATCGCCGGCACGCACCTCTTCGCCGGGTTCGTCTGGCTGCTGTTCCTGCTGGGCGAGCACGCCGAGAAGTAG
- a CDS encoding IS110 family transposase: protein MIDISGIGAFLGLDVGKGEHHATAVTPAGKKAFDKRLPNSEPKLREVFGKLQAKHGTVLVVVDQPASIGALPLAVARDMGCPVAYLPGLTMRRIADLYPGEAKTDARDAFVIADAARVMPHTLRSVDLEDETIAELEMIVGFDDDLAGEATRISNRLRGLLTQIHPSLERILGPRIQHPAVLRLLDQFGSPAQIRKAGRRRLVTLIRPKAPRMAERLIEDIFTALNEQTVVVPGTDAAALIVPSLAGSLQAVLDQRKLIAARIEELLQNHPLSKVLTSMPGIGVRTGARILIDVGDGSSFPSAAHLAAYAGLAPATRSSGSSIRGEQPSRRGNKQLKRAFFLSAFAALADPVSRAYYDKKISQGKHHTQALLCLARRRADVLFAMLRDGTFYEPQPAPSA from the coding sequence GTGATCGACATCAGCGGCATCGGCGCCTTCCTCGGCCTGGACGTCGGCAAGGGCGAACACCACGCCACCGCCGTCACGCCGGCCGGGAAGAAGGCCTTCGACAAACGGCTGCCCAACAGCGAACCCAAGCTCCGCGAGGTTTTCGGGAAACTGCAGGCCAAGCACGGGACCGTGCTCGTCGTGGTCGACCAGCCGGCCTCCATCGGAGCCCTGCCGCTCGCGGTCGCAAGGGACATGGGCTGCCCGGTCGCCTATCTGCCCGGACTGACGATGAGGCGGATCGCCGATCTCTATCCCGGCGAGGCCAAGACCGATGCCCGCGACGCGTTCGTCATCGCGGACGCGGCCCGCGTCATGCCTCACACGCTCCGTTCGGTGGACCTCGAGGACGAGACCATCGCCGAGCTGGAGATGATCGTCGGATTCGACGACGATCTGGCCGGTGAGGCAACCCGGATCAGCAACCGGCTGCGGGGCCTGCTCACGCAGATCCACCCGTCTCTGGAACGGATCCTGGGCCCGCGCATCCAGCACCCGGCCGTGCTCAGGCTCCTCGACCAGTTCGGTTCCCCGGCACAGATCCGCAAGGCCGGACGCCGCCGGCTCGTGACCTTGATACGCCCGAAGGCACCGCGGATGGCAGAGCGGCTGATCGAGGACATCTTCACCGCCCTGAACGAACAGACCGTCGTCGTGCCCGGCACGGACGCGGCCGCACTGATCGTCCCGAGCCTCGCCGGCTCGCTCCAAGCGGTGCTTGACCAGCGCAAACTCATCGCCGCCCGGATCGAGGAACTGCTGCAGAACCACCCTCTTTCCAAGGTCCTGACGTCCATGCCGGGGATCGGCGTCAGGACCGGAGCCCGCATCCTCATCGACGTCGGCGACGGATCCAGCTTCCCGTCCGCCGCCCACCTCGCCGCCTATGCCGGGCTCGCCCCGGCGACCCGCAGTTCAGGGTCCTCGATCCGCGGCGAACAACCGTCCCGGAGAGGAAACAAGCAGCTCAAACGGGCCTTCTTCCTCTCCGCGTTCGCCGCCTTGGCCGACCCGGTCTCCCGGGCCTACTACGACAAGAAGATCAGCCAGGGCAAACACCACACCCAAGCCCTCCTCTGCCTCGCCAGACGACGAGCCGACGTCCTCTTCGCGATGCTCCGAGACGGCACCTTCTACGAACCCCAACCCGCCCCATCAGCTTGA
- a CDS encoding MFS transporter, translated as MHTPTQDPRRWIVLTILSGSLLLISMDTTILNVAFPSLVGDLQPGAVQQLWIIDIYALALSGLLVTAGALGDRWGRKRLLMAGFGIFALASLIAVFSTEAWHVIAARALLGVGGAAIMPSTLSILRSVFTDAKERAFALAVWAAVFGGGMAFGPVVGGLLVQDYGWHSAFLLNLPVTAVIVAAGLRYLPESRSPRSTGKWDWTGVGQSIVGMLALAGGIKQLGKSGVADPLPWALLVLAAVALTLFVRRQLRVDNPLLQVRLFTKPAFSVAATAIFLPMVGMGAILFLVTQWFQYGQGYTPLEAGLRLLPAPLALICASMVAPTLMQRFAIRHVLGGGLVVLAAGMALPWTLQQFTGLGYPAFAVALTIMGVGTGIATTVASVTLISAAPADQVSSAAAIEETCYELGSAMGVAILGSTAATLYRGNLPALDLDSTTLAAVRDSVGEAAHTAEQLGGGVGRTLLDAASQAYTLAITSAFLMAGVLAIAAAATTWTLIPRDLRPTENH; from the coding sequence ATGCACACCCCCACGCAGGACCCGCGCCGCTGGATCGTGCTCACGATCCTCTCCGGCAGTCTCCTGCTCATCTCGATGGACACCACGATCCTCAACGTGGCCTTCCCCTCGCTCGTCGGCGACCTCCAGCCGGGCGCCGTACAGCAGTTGTGGATCATCGACATCTACGCACTCGCCCTCTCCGGGCTGCTGGTCACCGCGGGCGCCCTCGGCGACCGCTGGGGCCGCAAGCGGCTGCTCATGGCGGGCTTCGGCATCTTCGCCCTCGCCTCGCTCATAGCCGTCTTCTCCACCGAGGCCTGGCACGTCATCGCGGCCCGCGCCCTCCTCGGCGTCGGCGGCGCCGCGATCATGCCCTCCACCCTGTCGATCCTGCGCAGCGTCTTCACCGACGCCAAGGAGCGCGCCTTCGCCCTCGCCGTCTGGGCCGCCGTGTTCGGCGGCGGCATGGCCTTCGGCCCCGTCGTCGGCGGTCTGCTCGTCCAGGACTACGGCTGGCACTCCGCCTTCCTCCTCAACCTGCCCGTCACCGCCGTGATCGTCGCGGCCGGCCTGCGCTACCTCCCCGAATCCCGCTCCCCGCGCTCCACCGGCAAGTGGGACTGGACCGGCGTCGGCCAGTCGATCGTCGGCATGCTCGCCCTCGCGGGCGGCATCAAGCAGCTCGGCAAGAGCGGCGTCGCCGACCCGCTGCCCTGGGCCCTGCTGGTCCTCGCCGCCGTCGCGCTGACCCTGTTCGTCCGCCGCCAGCTCCGCGTGGACAACCCGCTGCTCCAGGTCCGGCTCTTCACCAAGCCCGCCTTCAGCGTGGCCGCCACCGCGATCTTCCTGCCCATGGTGGGCATGGGCGCGATCCTGTTCCTGGTCACCCAGTGGTTCCAGTACGGCCAGGGGTACACCCCGCTGGAGGCGGGCCTGCGCCTGCTCCCGGCCCCGCTCGCGCTGATCTGCGCCTCGATGGTCGCCCCGACCCTCATGCAGCGCTTCGCGATCCGCCACGTGCTCGGCGGCGGCCTGGTGGTCCTCGCCGCGGGCATGGCCCTGCCCTGGACCCTCCAGCAGTTCACCGGCCTCGGCTACCCCGCCTTCGCCGTCGCGCTGACCATCATGGGCGTGGGCACGGGCATCGCGACCACCGTCGCCTCGGTCACCCTCATCTCCGCGGCGCCGGCCGACCAGGTCTCCAGCGCCGCCGCCATCGAGGAGACCTGCTACGAACTCGGCTCGGCCATGGGCGTCGCCATCCTCGGCTCCACCGCCGCCACGCTCTACCGGGGCAACCTCCCGGCACTGGACCTGGACTCCACCACCCTGGCCGCCGTACGGGACTCCGTGGGCGAGGCCGCCCACACCGCCGAACAGCTCGGCGGCGGCGTCGGCCGGACCCTGCTCGACGCCGCCTCGCAGGCCTACACCCTCGCGATCACCTCGGCGTTCCTGATGGCCGGTGTCCTCGCGATCGCCGCCGCGGCGACCACCTGGACGCTGATCCCGCGCGACCTGAGGCCGACCGAGAACCACTGA
- a CDS encoding serine hydrolase domain-containing protein → MTGLTDILQTYVDDGTLPGAVALVDRGDGEEPEVAAVGGADAGGGAPMVRDSIFRIASLTKPVTAAAVMMLVEDGRFALTDAVAPWLPEIARPMVVRTPASPVDDVVPAKRPVTVADLMTFRAGWGFPSDFSLPAVAPLFGELRQGPPGPQEVPGPDEWMAALGRIPMLHQPGEAWLYNTCSDVLGVLIARVAGCSLPEFLAERIFEPLDMPDTGFTVPAGQSGRFTHSYRAGPDGGLDLVDGPDGQWSTAPAFPSGAGGLVSTADDYHRFARMLLDGGGPLLSADSVRRMTTDWLTPDQRAGAALFLEGQGWGFGGSVDVVPADPWNVPGRYGWIGGTGTAAHIVPATGAVTILLTQRELTGPSPLPEPMRAVWAYAAA, encoded by the coding sequence GTGACCGGTTTGACGGACATCCTCCAGACGTACGTGGACGACGGGACCCTGCCGGGGGCGGTGGCCCTGGTGGACCGGGGCGACGGCGAGGAGCCCGAAGTGGCCGCCGTGGGCGGCGCGGACGCCGGGGGCGGGGCCCCGATGGTCCGCGACTCGATCTTCCGCATCGCCTCGCTCACCAAACCGGTCACGGCGGCGGCGGTCATGATGCTGGTGGAGGACGGCCGGTTCGCGCTGACCGACGCGGTCGCGCCCTGGCTGCCGGAGATCGCCCGACCGATGGTCGTACGGACGCCCGCGAGCCCGGTCGACGACGTGGTCCCGGCGAAGCGGCCGGTGACGGTGGCCGACCTGATGACCTTCCGCGCGGGGTGGGGCTTCCCCTCCGACTTCTCGCTCCCGGCGGTCGCACCGCTCTTCGGCGAGCTGCGCCAGGGCCCGCCCGGGCCGCAGGAGGTCCCGGGGCCGGACGAGTGGATGGCCGCGCTGGGCCGGATCCCGATGCTGCACCAGCCGGGCGAGGCCTGGCTGTACAACACCTGTTCGGACGTGCTGGGCGTGCTGATCGCCCGGGTGGCGGGGTGCTCGCTGCCGGAGTTCCTGGCGGAGCGGATCTTCGAGCCGCTGGACATGCCCGACACCGGGTTCACCGTGCCGGCCGGGCAGTCGGGCCGGTTCACGCACTCCTACCGGGCCGGCCCGGACGGGGGCCTCGACCTCGTGGACGGCCCCGACGGGCAGTGGAGCACCGCGCCCGCCTTCCCGTCCGGTGCGGGCGGCCTGGTCTCCACGGCCGACGACTACCACCGCTTCGCCCGGATGCTGCTCGACGGGGGCGGCCCGCTGCTCTCGGCCGATTCGGTGCGGCGGATGACCACCGACTGGCTGACCCCGGACCAGCGGGCCGGGGCCGCGCTGTTCCTGGAGGGCCAGGGCTGGGGGTTCGGCGGGTCGGTCGACGTTGTGCCGGCCGACCCGTGGAACGTACCCGGCCGCTACGGCTGGATCGGCGGCACCGGCACCGCCGCCCACATCGTGCCCGCGACGGGGGCCGTCACCATCCTGCTGACGCAGCGGGAACTGACCGGCCCGTCGCCCTTGCCGGAGCCGATGCGCGCGGTGTGGGCGTACGCGGCCGCCTAG
- a CDS encoding TetR/AcrR family transcriptional regulator, producing MNEEELLDGAARVLAGDHSASMAHIAAGIGTSRATLSRRYATREALLKAVAVRAIDVVDGCLAPADLAADADGAEFDAALELLVTGLLPAAHLYGFTSRDATVLADPEFRAGIQRQDQRALAFLALGQRLGRLRVDLPAYWIWYSLWGLLDAAAEGVRDGHLARRDIGRLVLASFLSGTRPSPAA from the coding sequence ATGAACGAAGAAGAGCTGCTGGACGGCGCCGCACGCGTGCTCGCCGGCGATCACAGTGCCTCCATGGCGCACATCGCCGCAGGCATCGGGACCAGCCGCGCCACGCTCAGCCGGCGCTACGCCACCCGCGAGGCGCTCCTCAAGGCCGTCGCCGTCCGGGCCATCGACGTGGTCGACGGGTGCCTCGCCCCCGCCGACCTGGCCGCCGACGCCGACGGAGCGGAGTTCGACGCCGCGCTGGAGCTGCTCGTCACCGGGTTGCTGCCCGCCGCGCACCTGTACGGGTTCACCTCGCGCGATGCCACCGTGCTCGCCGACCCCGAGTTCCGGGCCGGGATCCAGCGCCAGGACCAGCGGGCCCTCGCCTTCCTCGCGCTCGGCCAGCGCCTCGGCCGGCTCCGCGTCGACCTCCCCGCGTACTGGATCTGGTACTCGCTCTGGGGGCTCCTCGACGCCGCCGCCGAGGGCGTCCGCGACGGCCACCTCGCCCGCCGCGACATCGGCCGGCTCGTCCTCGCCTCCTTCCTCAGCGGAACCCGGCCGTCCCCGGCCGCGTGA
- a CDS encoding PHP domain-containing protein codes for MDPVAALDRIAFLLERAQEPTYRVQAFRTAAAAIGRMGEGELAERVGAGTLEAVKGIGPKTAQVVREALGGTTPAYLQGLEEKAAAHPVGPPPSPEALALRAALRGDCHLHSDWSDGGSTIEAMARAAAALGHDWAVLTDHSPRLTVARGLSPERLREQLRTVAELNATWAPFRLLTGIECDILDDGSLDQEPELLAEVDLVVGSVHSKLRMDARAMTRRMVAAVRNPHLDVLGHCTGRLVTGKTRPESEFDAEAVFAACAESGAAVEINSRPERLDPPRRLLRLAVAAGTLFAIDTDAHAPGQLDWQTLGCERALECGVSADRVVNTWSEDELVDWTRTRRTPQAP; via the coding sequence ATGGACCCGGTGGCCGCGCTGGACAGGATCGCCTTCCTGCTGGAACGCGCCCAGGAGCCGACCTACCGGGTCCAGGCCTTCCGCACGGCGGCCGCCGCCATCGGCCGGATGGGTGAGGGCGAGCTCGCCGAACGGGTCGGAGCGGGCACCCTCGAAGCCGTCAAGGGCATCGGCCCGAAGACCGCCCAGGTCGTCCGCGAAGCCCTCGGCGGAACGACCCCCGCGTACTTGCAGGGGCTGGAGGAGAAGGCCGCGGCCCACCCCGTGGGCCCACCGCCCAGCCCCGAAGCCCTCGCGCTGCGCGCCGCCCTGCGCGGCGACTGCCACCTGCACTCCGACTGGTCGGACGGCGGCAGCACCATCGAGGCGATGGCCCGGGCCGCGGCCGCCCTCGGGCACGACTGGGCGGTGCTCACCGACCACTCGCCCCGTCTGACCGTGGCCCGGGGACTCTCCCCGGAGCGGCTGCGGGAGCAACTGCGCACGGTCGCCGAACTCAACGCGACCTGGGCCCCGTTCCGACTGCTCACCGGCATCGAGTGCGACATCCTCGACGACGGGTCGCTGGACCAGGAACCGGAACTCCTGGCCGAGGTGGACCTGGTGGTCGGCTCCGTCCACTCCAAGCTCCGGATGGACGCCCGCGCCATGACCCGGCGGATGGTCGCCGCCGTGCGCAACCCGCACCTCGACGTCCTCGGCCACTGCACCGGGCGGCTGGTGACGGGCAAGACCCGGCCGGAGTCGGAGTTCGACGCCGAGGCCGTCTTCGCGGCCTGCGCCGAGTCGGGCGCCGCCGTGGAGATCAACAGCCGGCCCGAGCGGCTCGACCCGCCGCGCCGGCTGCTGCGGCTCGCCGTGGCCGCGGGCACCCTCTTCGCGATCGACACCGACGCGCACGCCCCGGGACAGCTCGACTGGCAGACGCTCGGCTGCGAACGCGCCCTGGAATGCGGGGTGAGCGCCGACCGGGTCGTCAACACCTGGTCCGAGGACGAGCTCGTCGACTGGACCCGGACCCGCCGGACGCCGCAGGCCCCGTAG